A portion of the Diprion similis isolate iyDipSimi1 chromosome 4, iyDipSimi1.1, whole genome shotgun sequence genome contains these proteins:
- the LOC124405178 gene encoding zinc finger protein 768 isoform X1, whose amino-acid sequence MALSSRNESTSYVNLYYSIVQRAATRYFKEYYNSDTGAPYVLYKDNMERAQGQWGPGPGSLQDGGLYAQQQQQQQQQQQQQQQQQQQQQQQQQQQQQQGSSSSGSPQQACGPPVEGESGPPPSLASPVPSPYPSAPPEPQALTPSDDDIQSSQTTPQQQQTQQQVQQQVQQQQQQQQQQQQQQQQQQQQQQQQQQQQQGHSPQQQLTPHEVERGDCFPGSGDLQQYPQHYFKESRPHPSPSMPSHMLTPGGFSALHYLKQPGVMLTSLGQAVDGGASLEGHQYTSPGGPNMSSTGLPDIVQQNGKSSKGANSDLRLFKCLTCGKDFKQKSTLLQHERIHTDSRPYGCPECGKRFRQQSHLTQHLRIHANEKPYACVYCERTFRQRAILNQHLRIHSGEKPYQCPECGKHFRQKAILNQHVRTHQDVSPHLIFKNGMTPTLWPQDVPFPPEEGGGGGGGGGGGGGGGGGGKGADVASNFGDSGSFSPAPDASSIQYPAYFKDPKGGNHTVFGAGGPSSFGALQYIKQQGAASKGCLPDVIQHGRSAGMPLYVRCPICQKEFKQKSTLLQHGCIHIESRPYPCPECGKRFRQQSHLTQHLRIHTNEKPYGCVYCGRNFRQRTILNQHVRIHTGEKPYKCQQCGKDFRQKAILDQHTRTHQGDRPFCCPMPNCRRRFATEPEVKKHIDNHMNPHAAKVRRNSSGDTKPPSSSSGAGGLGAGPAGPRGLTPTVVKPELYFPQCYAPAFNHQPPVSTAQFPVQANGVSGVTGEFKPPSGIPPQ is encoded by the exons ATGGCGCTCTCCAGCCGAAATGAGTCTACGTCATATGTGAACCTGTATTATTCTATTGTCCAGCGTGCGGCAACTCGTTACTTTAAGGAATATTACAATTCCG ACACAGGCGCCCCATACGTGTTGTACAAAGATAATATGGAGAGAGCCCAGGGGCAATGGGGCCCGGGGCCGGGATCTCTCCAGGATGGTGGATTGTACGcccagcaacaacagcaacagcagcagcagcagcagcaacaacaacaacagcagcagcagcagcagcaacaacagcagcaacaacagcagcaaggTTCCTCCTCGTCCGGTAGCCCGCAGCAGGCTTGTGGCCCTCCAGTTGAGGGGGAGAGTGGACCTCCGCCCTCGCTAGCCTCCCCCGTCCCCTCACCGTACCCTTCGGCACCTCCCGAGCCTCAGGCCCTCACCCCATCCGATGACGACATCCAGTCTAGCCAAACTACACCTCAACAGCAGCAGACGCAGCAGCAGGTTCAGCAACAAgttcaacaacaacagcaacagcagcaacaacagcaacagcagcagcaacaacagcaacaacagcagcagcaacagcagcaacaacaacaagggCACTCGCCTCAGCAGCAGCTTACACCCCACGAGGTTGAACGCGGGGATTGTTTTCCTGGTAGCGGTGATTTGCAACAATATCCACAGCATTATTTCAAAGAAAGCAGACCGCATCCGTCGCCGTCGATGCCTTCTCACATGCTTACACCTGGGGGTTTCTCAGCGTTGCACTATCTCAAGCAACCCGGGGTCATGCTAACGTCGCTTGGTCAGGCCGTCGACGGTGGGGCAAGCTTGGAGGGTCATCAGTACACGAGTCCAGGAGGTCCGAATATGTCGTCGACGGGCTTGCCGGACATTGTACAACAGAATGGAAAATCGTCGAAGGGTGCAAACAGTGATCTTAGATTGTTCAAGTGCTTGACGTGCGGTAAAGATTTCAAGCAGAAGTCTACCCTGTTACAACACGAGAGGATTCATACGGACAGTCGGCCGTACGGGTGTCCGGAGTGCGGAAAGCGGTTTAGGCAGCAATCCCATCTTACCCAGCATCTACGCATACACGCCAACGAGAAGCCGTACGCGTGCGTTTACTGCGAGCGTACTTTTCGCCAGCGGGCCATTCTCAACCAGCATCTACGCATCCACTCGGGTGAGAAGCCATACCAATGTCCGGAGTGCGGAAAACACTTTCGTCAGAAGGCGATCCTGAATCAGCACGTCCGCACACACCAAG ATGTAAGTCCACACCTAATCTTTAAAAACGGAATGACGCCGACTCTCTGGCCCCAAGACGTGCCATTCCCCCcggaggagggaggagggggtggcggaggcggcggcggcggcggcggaggAGGGGGAGGCGGCAAGGGGGCAGACGTCGCGTCAAACTTCGGGGATTCGGGTTCGTTCAGCCCGGCACCAGACGCGAGCTCGATTCAGTATCCCGCCTACTTCAAGGACCCGAAGGGAGGAAATCACACGGTCTTCGGTGCCGGAGGTCCGAGCAGCTTTGGCGCGCTGCAGTACATAAAGCAGCAGGGGGCGGCGAGCAAGGGATGCCTGCCCGACGTGATACAACACGGCCGTTCGGCGGGCATGCCGCTCTACGTGAGATGCCCAATTTGCCAGAAGGAGTTTAAGCAGAAGTCGACCCTGCTGCAGCACGGTTGCATACACATCGAATCGAGGCCATATCCGTGCCCCGAATGCGGTAAGAGATTCCGTCAACAGTCCCACCTAACCCAGCATCTTCGTATACACACGAACGAAAAACCGTACGGTTGCGTGTACTGCGGTCGTAATTTTCGCCAGAGAACGATACTGAATCAGCACGTTCGCATTCATACCGGTGAAAAACCGTACAAGTGCCAACAGTGCGGTAAGGATTTTCGCCAGAAGGCGATACTGGATCAGCACACTCGCACCCATCAGGGTGACAGGCCGTTTTGTTGTCCTATGCCTAACTGCAGGCGGCGTTTCGCAACCGAACCCGAGGTCAAGAAGCACATCGACAACCACATGAATCCACACGCTGCTAAAGTGCGACGAAACTCGAGCGGTGATACAAAACCACCGTCAAGTTCGAGCGGTGCGGGAGGTTTGGGCGCTGGTCCAGCGGGACCTCGTGGTCTTACGCCTACCGTCGTTAAACCGGAACTTTATTTCCCCCAGTGTTACGCCCCTGCCTTTAACCATCAGCCCCCTGTTTCTACGGCCCAGTTTCCGGTACAGGCAAATGGTGTTTCCGGTGTTACAGGTGAATTTAAACCCCCGTCCGGAATACCACCGCAGTGA
- the LOC124405178 gene encoding zinc finger protein 768 isoform X2, protein MALNFSASFAACLAAGLKVPRQIMYCISQDTGAPYVLYKDNMERAQGQWGPGPGSLQDGGLYAQQQQQQQQQQQQQQQQQQQQQQQQQQQQQQGSSSSGSPQQACGPPVEGESGPPPSLASPVPSPYPSAPPEPQALTPSDDDIQSSQTTPQQQQTQQQVQQQVQQQQQQQQQQQQQQQQQQQQQQQQQQQQQGHSPQQQLTPHEVERGDCFPGSGDLQQYPQHYFKESRPHPSPSMPSHMLTPGGFSALHYLKQPGVMLTSLGQAVDGGASLEGHQYTSPGGPNMSSTGLPDIVQQNGKSSKGANSDLRLFKCLTCGKDFKQKSTLLQHERIHTDSRPYGCPECGKRFRQQSHLTQHLRIHANEKPYACVYCERTFRQRAILNQHLRIHSGEKPYQCPECGKHFRQKAILNQHVRTHQDVSPHLIFKNGMTPTLWPQDVPFPPEEGGGGGGGGGGGGGGGGGGKGADVASNFGDSGSFSPAPDASSIQYPAYFKDPKGGNHTVFGAGGPSSFGALQYIKQQGAASKGCLPDVIQHGRSAGMPLYVRCPICQKEFKQKSTLLQHGCIHIESRPYPCPECGKRFRQQSHLTQHLRIHTNEKPYGCVYCGRNFRQRTILNQHVRIHTGEKPYKCQQCGKDFRQKAILDQHTRTHQGDRPFCCPMPNCRRRFATEPEVKKHIDNHMNPHAAKVRRNSSGDTKPPSSSSGAGGLGAGPAGPRGLTPTVVKPELYFPQCYAPAFNHQPPVSTAQFPVQANGVSGVTGEFKPPSGIPPQ, encoded by the exons ATGGCTCTAAACTTCTCCGCCTCGTTCGCGGCTTGCCTCGCGGCCGGACTCAAGGTGCCCCGCCAGATCATGTACTGCATCTCACAGG ACACAGGCGCCCCATACGTGTTGTACAAAGATAATATGGAGAGAGCCCAGGGGCAATGGGGCCCGGGGCCGGGATCTCTCCAGGATGGTGGATTGTACGcccagcaacaacagcaacagcagcagcagcagcagcaacaacaacaacagcagcagcagcagcagcaacaacagcagcaacaacagcagcaaggTTCCTCCTCGTCCGGTAGCCCGCAGCAGGCTTGTGGCCCTCCAGTTGAGGGGGAGAGTGGACCTCCGCCCTCGCTAGCCTCCCCCGTCCCCTCACCGTACCCTTCGGCACCTCCCGAGCCTCAGGCCCTCACCCCATCCGATGACGACATCCAGTCTAGCCAAACTACACCTCAACAGCAGCAGACGCAGCAGCAGGTTCAGCAACAAgttcaacaacaacagcaacagcagcaacaacagcaacagcagcagcaacaacagcaacaacagcagcagcaacagcagcaacaacaacaagggCACTCGCCTCAGCAGCAGCTTACACCCCACGAGGTTGAACGCGGGGATTGTTTTCCTGGTAGCGGTGATTTGCAACAATATCCACAGCATTATTTCAAAGAAAGCAGACCGCATCCGTCGCCGTCGATGCCTTCTCACATGCTTACACCTGGGGGTTTCTCAGCGTTGCACTATCTCAAGCAACCCGGGGTCATGCTAACGTCGCTTGGTCAGGCCGTCGACGGTGGGGCAAGCTTGGAGGGTCATCAGTACACGAGTCCAGGAGGTCCGAATATGTCGTCGACGGGCTTGCCGGACATTGTACAACAGAATGGAAAATCGTCGAAGGGTGCAAACAGTGATCTTAGATTGTTCAAGTGCTTGACGTGCGGTAAAGATTTCAAGCAGAAGTCTACCCTGTTACAACACGAGAGGATTCATACGGACAGTCGGCCGTACGGGTGTCCGGAGTGCGGAAAGCGGTTTAGGCAGCAATCCCATCTTACCCAGCATCTACGCATACACGCCAACGAGAAGCCGTACGCGTGCGTTTACTGCGAGCGTACTTTTCGCCAGCGGGCCATTCTCAACCAGCATCTACGCATCCACTCGGGTGAGAAGCCATACCAATGTCCGGAGTGCGGAAAACACTTTCGTCAGAAGGCGATCCTGAATCAGCACGTCCGCACACACCAAG ATGTAAGTCCACACCTAATCTTTAAAAACGGAATGACGCCGACTCTCTGGCCCCAAGACGTGCCATTCCCCCcggaggagggaggagggggtggcggaggcggcggcggcggcggcggaggAGGGGGAGGCGGCAAGGGGGCAGACGTCGCGTCAAACTTCGGGGATTCGGGTTCGTTCAGCCCGGCACCAGACGCGAGCTCGATTCAGTATCCCGCCTACTTCAAGGACCCGAAGGGAGGAAATCACACGGTCTTCGGTGCCGGAGGTCCGAGCAGCTTTGGCGCGCTGCAGTACATAAAGCAGCAGGGGGCGGCGAGCAAGGGATGCCTGCCCGACGTGATACAACACGGCCGTTCGGCGGGCATGCCGCTCTACGTGAGATGCCCAATTTGCCAGAAGGAGTTTAAGCAGAAGTCGACCCTGCTGCAGCACGGTTGCATACACATCGAATCGAGGCCATATCCGTGCCCCGAATGCGGTAAGAGATTCCGTCAACAGTCCCACCTAACCCAGCATCTTCGTATACACACGAACGAAAAACCGTACGGTTGCGTGTACTGCGGTCGTAATTTTCGCCAGAGAACGATACTGAATCAGCACGTTCGCATTCATACCGGTGAAAAACCGTACAAGTGCCAACAGTGCGGTAAGGATTTTCGCCAGAAGGCGATACTGGATCAGCACACTCGCACCCATCAGGGTGACAGGCCGTTTTGTTGTCCTATGCCTAACTGCAGGCGGCGTTTCGCAACCGAACCCGAGGTCAAGAAGCACATCGACAACCACATGAATCCACACGCTGCTAAAGTGCGACGAAACTCGAGCGGTGATACAAAACCACCGTCAAGTTCGAGCGGTGCGGGAGGTTTGGGCGCTGGTCCAGCGGGACCTCGTGGTCTTACGCCTACCGTCGTTAAACCGGAACTTTATTTCCCCCAGTGTTACGCCCCTGCCTTTAACCATCAGCCCCCTGTTTCTACGGCCCAGTTTCCGGTACAGGCAAATGGTGTTTCCGGTGTTACAGGTGAATTTAAACCCCCGTCCGGAATACCACCGCAGTGA
- the LOC124405178 gene encoding zinc finger protein 768 isoform X3, with amino-acid sequence MALSSRNESTSYVNLYYSIVQRAATRYFKEYYNSDTGAPYVLYKDNMERAQGQWGPGPGSLQDGGLYAQQQQQQQQQQQQQQQQQQQQQQQQQQQQQQGSSSSGSPQQACGPPVEGESGPPPSLASPVPSPYPSAPPEPQALTPSDDDIQSSQTTPQQQQTQQQVQQQVQQQQQQQQQQQQQQQQQQQQQQQQQQQQQGHSPQQQLTPHEVERGDCFPGSGDLQQYPQHYFKESRPHPSPSMPSHMLTPGGFSALHYLKQPGVMLTSLGQAVDGGASLEGHQYTSPGGPNMSSTGLPDIVQQNGKSSKGANSDLRLFKCLTCGKDFKQKSTLLQHERIHTDSRPYGCPECGKRFRQQSHLTQHLRIHANEKPYACVYCERTFRQRAILNQHLRIHSDVSPHLIFKNGMTPTLWPQDVPFPPEEGGGGGGGGGGGGGGGGGGKGADVASNFGDSGSFSPAPDASSIQYPAYFKDPKGGNHTVFGAGGPSSFGALQYIKQQGAASKGCLPDVIQHGRSAGMPLYVRCPICQKEFKQKSTLLQHGCIHIESRPYPCPECGKRFRQQSHLTQHLRIHTNEKPYGCVYCGRNFRQRTILNQHVRIHTGEKPYKCQQCGKDFRQKAILDQHTRTHQGDRPFCCPMPNCRRRFATEPEVKKHIDNHMNPHAAKVRRNSSGDTKPPSSSSGAGGLGAGPAGPRGLTPTVVKPELYFPQCYAPAFNHQPPVSTAQFPVQANGVSGVTGEFKPPSGIPPQ; translated from the exons ATGGCGCTCTCCAGCCGAAATGAGTCTACGTCATATGTGAACCTGTATTATTCTATTGTCCAGCGTGCGGCAACTCGTTACTTTAAGGAATATTACAATTCCG ACACAGGCGCCCCATACGTGTTGTACAAAGATAATATGGAGAGAGCCCAGGGGCAATGGGGCCCGGGGCCGGGATCTCTCCAGGATGGTGGATTGTACGcccagcaacaacagcaacagcagcagcagcagcagcaacaacaacaacagcagcagcagcagcagcaacaacagcagcaacaacagcagcaaggTTCCTCCTCGTCCGGTAGCCCGCAGCAGGCTTGTGGCCCTCCAGTTGAGGGGGAGAGTGGACCTCCGCCCTCGCTAGCCTCCCCCGTCCCCTCACCGTACCCTTCGGCACCTCCCGAGCCTCAGGCCCTCACCCCATCCGATGACGACATCCAGTCTAGCCAAACTACACCTCAACAGCAGCAGACGCAGCAGCAGGTTCAGCAACAAgttcaacaacaacagcaacagcagcaacaacagcaacagcagcagcaacaacagcaacaacagcagcagcaacagcagcaacaacaacaagggCACTCGCCTCAGCAGCAGCTTACACCCCACGAGGTTGAACGCGGGGATTGTTTTCCTGGTAGCGGTGATTTGCAACAATATCCACAGCATTATTTCAAAGAAAGCAGACCGCATCCGTCGCCGTCGATGCCTTCTCACATGCTTACACCTGGGGGTTTCTCAGCGTTGCACTATCTCAAGCAACCCGGGGTCATGCTAACGTCGCTTGGTCAGGCCGTCGACGGTGGGGCAAGCTTGGAGGGTCATCAGTACACGAGTCCAGGAGGTCCGAATATGTCGTCGACGGGCTTGCCGGACATTGTACAACAGAATGGAAAATCGTCGAAGGGTGCAAACAGTGATCTTAGATTGTTCAAGTGCTTGACGTGCGGTAAAGATTTCAAGCAGAAGTCTACCCTGTTACAACACGAGAGGATTCATACGGACAGTCGGCCGTACGGGTGTCCGGAGTGCGGAAAGCGGTTTAGGCAGCAATCCCATCTTACCCAGCATCTACGCATACACGCCAACGAGAAGCCGTACGCGTGCGTTTACTGCGAGCGTACTTTTCGCCAGCGGGCCATTCTCAACCAGCATCTACGCATCCACTCGG ATGTAAGTCCACACCTAATCTTTAAAAACGGAATGACGCCGACTCTCTGGCCCCAAGACGTGCCATTCCCCCcggaggagggaggagggggtggcggaggcggcggcggcggcggcggaggAGGGGGAGGCGGCAAGGGGGCAGACGTCGCGTCAAACTTCGGGGATTCGGGTTCGTTCAGCCCGGCACCAGACGCGAGCTCGATTCAGTATCCCGCCTACTTCAAGGACCCGAAGGGAGGAAATCACACGGTCTTCGGTGCCGGAGGTCCGAGCAGCTTTGGCGCGCTGCAGTACATAAAGCAGCAGGGGGCGGCGAGCAAGGGATGCCTGCCCGACGTGATACAACACGGCCGTTCGGCGGGCATGCCGCTCTACGTGAGATGCCCAATTTGCCAGAAGGAGTTTAAGCAGAAGTCGACCCTGCTGCAGCACGGTTGCATACACATCGAATCGAGGCCATATCCGTGCCCCGAATGCGGTAAGAGATTCCGTCAACAGTCCCACCTAACCCAGCATCTTCGTATACACACGAACGAAAAACCGTACGGTTGCGTGTACTGCGGTCGTAATTTTCGCCAGAGAACGATACTGAATCAGCACGTTCGCATTCATACCGGTGAAAAACCGTACAAGTGCCAACAGTGCGGTAAGGATTTTCGCCAGAAGGCGATACTGGATCAGCACACTCGCACCCATCAGGGTGACAGGCCGTTTTGTTGTCCTATGCCTAACTGCAGGCGGCGTTTCGCAACCGAACCCGAGGTCAAGAAGCACATCGACAACCACATGAATCCACACGCTGCTAAAGTGCGACGAAACTCGAGCGGTGATACAAAACCACCGTCAAGTTCGAGCGGTGCGGGAGGTTTGGGCGCTGGTCCAGCGGGACCTCGTGGTCTTACGCCTACCGTCGTTAAACCGGAACTTTATTTCCCCCAGTGTTACGCCCCTGCCTTTAACCATCAGCCCCCTGTTTCTACGGCCCAGTTTCCGGTACAGGCAAATGGTGTTTCCGGTGTTACAGGTGAATTTAAACCCCCGTCCGGAATACCACCGCAGTGA